Proteins from one Sander lucioperca isolate FBNREF2018 chromosome 16, SLUC_FBN_1.2, whole genome shotgun sequence genomic window:
- the ndrg1a gene encoding protein NDRG1a isoform X2: MVLEDSDMEMIVAEIEVSEHDVETPHGRIHCTMKGVPKGDRPVILTFHDIGLNHKTCWDTLFNHEDMSEIMQHFAVCHVDALGQHEGANTFSTGYEYPSMDQLSETLPLVLKHFGLKSVVGMGIGAGAYILTRFALDYPNMVEGLLLININPCAEGWMDWAANKISGWTNAMPDMIITHLFGKEEIHNNQDLIGTYRHHIINNMNQFNLHLFVKSYESRRDLEIERPIPGSSVRTLKCHSLLVVGDSSPAVEAVVECNTKLDPTKTTLLKMADCGGMPQVDQPAKLTEAFKYFIQGMGYMPSAGMTRLVRSRTASGSSVTSFEGNRSRSHTSEGNRSRSHTNEGSRSHTAENQRGRSHTEGTANSNVDQAVPKSTEVSC, from the exons ATGGTTCTGGAGGATTCTGATATGGAAATGATTGTTGCTGAGATTGAAGTCAGT GAGCATGATGTGGAGACTCCTCATGGAAGAATTCACTGTACAATGAAGGGGGTTCCCAAGGGTGACAGACCAGTCATCCTCACCTTCCATGACATTGGACTAAACC ACAAAACTTGCTGGGACACGCTCTTCAACCATGAGGACATGTCAGAGATCATGCAGCACTTTGCCGTATGTCACGTTGACGCCCTCGGGCAGCATGAGGGAGCTAACACCTTTTCCACTGG ATATGAGTACCCGTCTATGGACCAACTCTCTGAGACCCTTCCACTGGTGTTAAAGCACTTTGG GCTGAAGAGTGTTGTCGGAATGGGCATTGGAGCCGGGGCCTACATTCTGACCAGATTTGCT ctGGACTACCCGAACATGGTGGAGGGGCTGTTGCTCATCAACATCAACCCATGTGCTGAGGGATGGATGGACTGGGCTGCAAACAag ATCAGCGGCTGGACCAATGCCATGCCTGACATGATCATCACCCACCTCTTTGGAAAG GAGGAGATCCACAACAACCAGGACCTAATTGGAACATACCGTCACCACATCATTAATAACATGAACCAGTTTAACCTGCATCTCTTTGTCAAGTCCTACGAAAG TCGGAGGGATCTTGAAATTGAGAGGCCGATCCCCGGAAGCAGTGTCAGGACCCTCAA GTGCCATTCTCTGCTGGTGGTTGGCGACAGCTCTCCTGCTGTGGAGGCTGTG GTTGAGTGCAACACCAAGCTGGACCCAACAAAGACGACCCTGCTTAAG aTGGCTGACTGTGGAGGCATGCCCCAGGTTGACCAG CCTGCCAAACTGACAGAAGCTTTCAAGTACTTCATTCAGGGCATGGGATACA TGCCCTCTGCTGGCATGACCCGCCTGGTCCGCTCCCGGACCGCCTCCGGCTCCAGCGTCACCTCCTTTGAAGGCAACCGCTCCCGCTCCCACACCAGCGAGGGAAACCGCTCCCGCTCGCACACAAACGAGGGCAGCCGCAGCCACACTGCCGAGAACCAGCGCGGACGCTCCCACACGGAGGGCACGGCCAACAGCAACGTAGACCAAGCCGTGCCCAAGTCCACCGAAGTGTCCTGCTAA
- the ndrg1a gene encoding protein NDRG1a isoform X1, with translation MDDIQVVESKPLLVDRELPGLREAVQQLVIKEHDVETPHGRIHCTMKGVPKGDRPVILTFHDIGLNHKTCWDTLFNHEDMSEIMQHFAVCHVDALGQHEGANTFSTGYEYPSMDQLSETLPLVLKHFGLKSVVGMGIGAGAYILTRFALDYPNMVEGLLLININPCAEGWMDWAANKISGWTNAMPDMIITHLFGKEEIHNNQDLIGTYRHHIINNMNQFNLHLFVKSYESRRDLEIERPIPGSSVRTLKCHSLLVVGDSSPAVEAVVECNTKLDPTKTTLLKMADCGGMPQVDQPAKLTEAFKYFIQGMGYMPSAGMTRLVRSRTASGSSVTSFEGNRSRSHTSEGNRSRSHTNEGSRSHTAENQRGRSHTEGTANSNVDQAVPKSTEVSC, from the exons ATGGATGACATCCAGGTTGTTGAGTCCAAACCCCTGCTGGTTGACAGGGAACTGCCG GGCCTGAGAGAGGCTGTGCAGCAGCTTGTTATCAag GAGCATGATGTGGAGACTCCTCATGGAAGAATTCACTGTACAATGAAGGGGGTTCCCAAGGGTGACAGACCAGTCATCCTCACCTTCCATGACATTGGACTAAACC ACAAAACTTGCTGGGACACGCTCTTCAACCATGAGGACATGTCAGAGATCATGCAGCACTTTGCCGTATGTCACGTTGACGCCCTCGGGCAGCATGAGGGAGCTAACACCTTTTCCACTGG ATATGAGTACCCGTCTATGGACCAACTCTCTGAGACCCTTCCACTGGTGTTAAAGCACTTTGG GCTGAAGAGTGTTGTCGGAATGGGCATTGGAGCCGGGGCCTACATTCTGACCAGATTTGCT ctGGACTACCCGAACATGGTGGAGGGGCTGTTGCTCATCAACATCAACCCATGTGCTGAGGGATGGATGGACTGGGCTGCAAACAag ATCAGCGGCTGGACCAATGCCATGCCTGACATGATCATCACCCACCTCTTTGGAAAG GAGGAGATCCACAACAACCAGGACCTAATTGGAACATACCGTCACCACATCATTAATAACATGAACCAGTTTAACCTGCATCTCTTTGTCAAGTCCTACGAAAG TCGGAGGGATCTTGAAATTGAGAGGCCGATCCCCGGAAGCAGTGTCAGGACCCTCAA GTGCCATTCTCTGCTGGTGGTTGGCGACAGCTCTCCTGCTGTGGAGGCTGTG GTTGAGTGCAACACCAAGCTGGACCCAACAAAGACGACCCTGCTTAAG aTGGCTGACTGTGGAGGCATGCCCCAGGTTGACCAG CCTGCCAAACTGACAGAAGCTTTCAAGTACTTCATTCAGGGCATGGGATACA TGCCCTCTGCTGGCATGACCCGCCTGGTCCGCTCCCGGACCGCCTCCGGCTCCAGCGTCACCTCCTTTGAAGGCAACCGCTCCCGCTCCCACACCAGCGAGGGAAACCGCTCCCGCTCGCACACAAACGAGGGCAGCCGCAGCCACACTGCCGAGAACCAGCGCGGACGCTCCCACACGGAGGGCACGGCCAACAGCAACGTAGACCAAGCCGTGCCCAAGTCCACCGAAGTGTCCTGCTAA
- the ndrg1a gene encoding protein NDRG1a isoform X3, with protein sequence MVLEDSDMEMIVAEIEEHDVETPHGRIHCTMKGVPKGDRPVILTFHDIGLNHKTCWDTLFNHEDMSEIMQHFAVCHVDALGQHEGANTFSTGYEYPSMDQLSETLPLVLKHFGLKSVVGMGIGAGAYILTRFALDYPNMVEGLLLININPCAEGWMDWAANKISGWTNAMPDMIITHLFGKEEIHNNQDLIGTYRHHIINNMNQFNLHLFVKSYESRRDLEIERPIPGSSVRTLKCHSLLVVGDSSPAVEAVVECNTKLDPTKTTLLKMADCGGMPQVDQPAKLTEAFKYFIQGMGYMPSAGMTRLVRSRTASGSSVTSFEGNRSRSHTSEGNRSRSHTNEGSRSHTAENQRGRSHTEGTANSNVDQAVPKSTEVSC encoded by the exons ATGGTTCTGGAGGATTCTGATATGGAAATGATTGTTGCTGAGATTGAA GAGCATGATGTGGAGACTCCTCATGGAAGAATTCACTGTACAATGAAGGGGGTTCCCAAGGGTGACAGACCAGTCATCCTCACCTTCCATGACATTGGACTAAACC ACAAAACTTGCTGGGACACGCTCTTCAACCATGAGGACATGTCAGAGATCATGCAGCACTTTGCCGTATGTCACGTTGACGCCCTCGGGCAGCATGAGGGAGCTAACACCTTTTCCACTGG ATATGAGTACCCGTCTATGGACCAACTCTCTGAGACCCTTCCACTGGTGTTAAAGCACTTTGG GCTGAAGAGTGTTGTCGGAATGGGCATTGGAGCCGGGGCCTACATTCTGACCAGATTTGCT ctGGACTACCCGAACATGGTGGAGGGGCTGTTGCTCATCAACATCAACCCATGTGCTGAGGGATGGATGGACTGGGCTGCAAACAag ATCAGCGGCTGGACCAATGCCATGCCTGACATGATCATCACCCACCTCTTTGGAAAG GAGGAGATCCACAACAACCAGGACCTAATTGGAACATACCGTCACCACATCATTAATAACATGAACCAGTTTAACCTGCATCTCTTTGTCAAGTCCTACGAAAG TCGGAGGGATCTTGAAATTGAGAGGCCGATCCCCGGAAGCAGTGTCAGGACCCTCAA GTGCCATTCTCTGCTGGTGGTTGGCGACAGCTCTCCTGCTGTGGAGGCTGTG GTTGAGTGCAACACCAAGCTGGACCCAACAAAGACGACCCTGCTTAAG aTGGCTGACTGTGGAGGCATGCCCCAGGTTGACCAG CCTGCCAAACTGACAGAAGCTTTCAAGTACTTCATTCAGGGCATGGGATACA TGCCCTCTGCTGGCATGACCCGCCTGGTCCGCTCCCGGACCGCCTCCGGCTCCAGCGTCACCTCCTTTGAAGGCAACCGCTCCCGCTCCCACACCAGCGAGGGAAACCGCTCCCGCTCGCACACAAACGAGGGCAGCCGCAGCCACACTGCCGAGAACCAGCGCGGACGCTCCCACACGGAGGGCACGGCCAACAGCAACGTAGACCAAGCCGTGCCCAAGTCCACCGAAGTGTCCTGCTAA